In Alphaproteobacteria bacterium, the genomic window CCCTGGTGCTGACGAACGAGGAACTGAAGGCTCTGGGCGGGCCCTACCACAAGTACCTGGGGCCGCTGGGCATCATGCCGGCCAAGAACACGGCCGTGAACTACATGATCATCCTGACGGCGCTGAGTTTCCTGATTTACCGCCGCGCCAACAAGATCCCGACGGTAAGCTGGGTCAAGATCGGCAATGCCGTGCAGGTGGCCATGTTCACGGCCGCCGTCGTCAACATCCTTATCCTGGGCGTCTACCACGGCTACTTCACCAACACCGTCTACAAGGTGGCGAGCTCGATCCCCCAGGTGTTGACGACGCTGGTGGTGATCTTCGTCAGTACGCTCATCGACGTCTTCATGTACCGCGGCGCCAAGGACGTGGCGCCGCTGCATTGGGGCCGATTGCCCGAACGCGCCCAGTACGCGCTCTTCCTGCTGGCCGTCTCGTTCACCTGGCTGATGGGCCTGATGGGCTACATCCGCTCGGGCATCCGCCAGCACTGGCACGTGGTCGGCATCTTCCGCGACAACTCGGCCGACGCCTTCACGCCGACCCTGGCGGGCGGTGCCAATATCGTCTCTGTGGGGGTCATCATCTTCCTGGTGATGGTCATCTTCGTCTTCTGGGTCAGCCAGATCAGCGGCCGCAAGACCGAAGTGGCCGGATACTGGAGGACCTAGGCGATGATGAACTTCCTCAAGGTGGCCCTCTTCTCGCTGGTCGTCATCGGCTTTTTCGCGGGCTATTCCAACTGGGGCATCCCGCAGATCGAGCCGGCGGCGCCGCCGGTGGAAGAAGTGCTCGATCTGGGCGCCATGACCATGGACGACTTCATCGCGCTGGGCGGCAAGATCTACAACGGCAAGGGCACCTGCACGCTCTGCCACAATGCCGTCGGCGGCCGGGCGCCCATGCTCGATACCGCCGCCGGCCTGGTTGCCGAACGCCTCAAGGACGCCCGCTACAAGGGCGAGGCCAGCGACGCCGAGGGCTATCTGCTGGAATCGCTGGTCAATCCCTCGGCCTTCGTGGTGGCGGGCTTCGGCAAGAAGGGGACAGCCGATGCCGAAAGCCCGATGCCCGACGTCTCGGGCGGCTCGGTGGGCTTGAGCGAGGTCGAACTGGCGGCCGTGGTGGCCTTCCTGCAGGATCTCGGCGGCACCGATGTGACGGTGGAGATCCCCTCGGGCGCCCAGGCCTCCGACGAAAGCGGCGACGAGGAGGGCGAGCCCCGGGCGGCCTACGCCTCGATCGAGGAACTGATCGCCGAGCAGTCCTGCGGCGCCTGCCACAAGGTGGCCGGCGAGGAAGGCGACGTTGGTCCGGACCTCAACGGCATCGGCGCCAAGTACGATCGCGACTACCTGCGCCGTTCCATCCTCGATCCCAATGCCGACATCGGCCAGGGCTTCGAGGCCGACACCATGCCGGCGGAATACGGCACCACCCTCTATGCCCAGGAACTCGAAATGCTGATCGACTACCTGGCCAAACTGAAATGAGCAGGGGCGCGGCATGAAAATTCCCAGGCTCCTGCTGTCGGTCATCACCGTCCTGGTCTTCTACGCCGCCTTCGAGGTGGTCTTCGGGCTGATCCTCGGGCAGCCCATCCCGGCCAGCCTGATGACCATGTACATGTTCTTCGTGGTTGCCGGCGTCTTCATGACGTTTACCTTCACCGAGGAAGGCGGCCGCGAGATGGTGGCGCCGATCAAGGCGCTGGTCGAGGATCCCTCCAAACGCATGGTGCGCAACGTCGTCTTCGTCATCGTGCCGCTGCTGGCCGGTGGCCTGACGTATTGGCAGATGCAGCCCTCCTTCGAGGCGCCGCTGGAGCTGCGTTCGATCCATCCGGCACCGCCCTCGAGCGCCAAGATCTACGGCAAGCGCTACGATCTGCTGACGCTGGAGAACCCGTTGCGCAAGTTCGAGAAGGAGGATCCCGAGAAGTTCCGCGAATTGGTGGCGGCGGGCGCCACGGTCTACATCGAGAACTGCCAGTACTGCCACGGCGACAAGCTCGATGGCCAGGGGCCCTACGCCCAGGGCCTCAATCCGGTGCCGCTCAACTTCCAGGACATCGGCACCATCGCCCAGCTTCAGGAATCCTACCTCTTTTGGCGCATTGCCACGGGCGGGCCGGGCCTGCCCAGCGAAGCCTCGCCCTGGCTCTCGTCGATGCCGGTGTGGCAGAGCTTCCTCAAGGAAGAAGAAATCTGGCAGGTCATCCTTTTCCTTTACGACTACACCGGCCACCGGCCGCGCTCATGGGAGCATGAATGATGGCTGCGGTGACGATGGATAAAGTGCTGCGGGCGCTGGGCGCCGGTATCGTGCTGGCCGCTCTTTCGGCGGGTGCCGCCCTGGCCGTGCCGGGCAATGCCGAGAAGGGCGAAAAGGTCTACCAGTTCCGCTGCCTGGCCTGCCACGGCGACGAAGGCGACGGCCTGGGCCCGGCTGCCGAGCGCCTCAACCCGCCGCCTCGGGACTTTACGCTGGGGATTTATAAGATCAAGACCAGCGCCTTTGACGAAGACGCGCCCAACGACGACGACATCTTCCGCATGATCAAGGACGGCATGCCCGGAACCGCCATGCCGGGCTGGTCGGACGTGCTCAGCGAGCAGGACATGTGGGACCTGGTGGCCTATCTCAAGGTCTTCGCCGAGATCGAGGAGGCGCCGGAGGGCCAGATCGACTACGGCAAGCAGATCGAAAGCTCGGCCGACAGCATCGCCCGTGGGCGTGAAATTTTCCTCGATGGCGAGCGCTGCTCCGAATGCCACGGCCGTGAAGGCCGCGGTGACGGCATCAAGAAGCTCAAGGACGACAACGGCGCCCGCACCTGGCCCAGGAACCTCACCAAGGCCTGGACCTATCGCGCCGACAACAGCGCCAAGGAGATCTTCCGCCGCGTCACGGTGGGTATTCCCGGCACCCAGATGCCGGCCTTCGCCGATCCCAAGTCGAAAAAGAAACTGAGCATCGAGGAACGCTGGCACGTGGCCAACTATGTGGCCTCGCTGGCCAAGACGGTGGAGGTCGTCAATCCCTCCAAGACGGTGATCGTGGCGGCCAAGCTCGAGGGCGCGCTGCCGGCCAAGGTCGACGACCCGAAATGGGCCGAGGCGGCGCCCGTGACCTTCATGCTGGTGCCCCAGATCATCGCCGAGGACAGGTTCTTCACGCCGGCCCACGACAGCATCACCGCCCGCGCCTTCTATAACGACGAAGCGATCGCCATGCTGCTGGAATGGGACGACCGCACCAAGTCCTTGCCCGGGGACGACAAGGCGGCCCAGATCGCGGACGAGGAGCTGAGCTCCGACATGGTGGCCGTGCAACTGCCGGTGACGATTCCCATAAGCCAGGAGAAGCCCTATTTCCTGATGGGCGACAAATCCCATCCCGTGAACTTCTGGCGCTGGTCCAGCGGCGGCAAGGAGGCGTCCCAGGGCGTCGAGTTGATGAACGCCACCGGGCCCTACGAGTTCGCCGAACGCGACGCCGCCAAGACTGGTCTCACGGCCAGCGGCAGCTACAAGGACGGCACCTGGCGGGTAGTCATGACCCGGCCCTTGCGCACCGATGATGCCGAGGGCGACCTGCAGTTCGAGGAGGGCCGCTTCATCCCCGTGGCCTTCGCCAACTGGGACGGCTCCAACAGCGAAAGCGAAACCAGCCACACCCTGACGACCTGGTACTGGCTGCTGCTCGAGCCGCCGACGGGGACGCGGCCCCTGATCACGGCCCTGATCGTAGTGCTGCTGCTGGCGGCGGCCGAGATCTGGTGGGCGCGTAGCGCCCGTGGGTCCGATGCATGACGCCGAACCCGGCGGCTGACGACGAGGAGTTACGGGACGAGGAACCGGTCCGCGGCGTCAAGACGCGTATGATCGGCGCCGGCTTGATCTTTCTCGGCGTTCTCGACAGTCTGCTCAGTTGGCGGGGCGGTTTCGAGCCCAGCCTGTTTCATTGGTTTCTGATTGCCGCCGGCATACTGGTTTTTGCCATCGGCGCGATCCGGCAGAGGCGGGACGCCGGGTCTCCGTCACCCTAGGAGAGTGTCCATGACTGCACCCGCGTCCAGCCAGCCAGCGCTGCAGGACGGTGCCCAGGCGTCGCCGCCCGACACGGCGCCGGTTTCCTTCAAGCGCTTCATCGTCGCCCTCGATGCTTCCGACCATGCCAACCGGGCGCTGGCCGAAGCGCTACGCCTCTCGGCCACGGCCGAGGGTGAGATCACCGGCATCCACGCCTATGCCGCGGCGCTGCATGACCGGCGCTTTCGCCAGATGGAAGGCGGCCTGCCCGAGCGCTACCTCGACGAAGAGGAAATGTCCTACCAGCGCGACGTCCACGACGACCTGATTACGCGCGGTCTCGACATCATCTCCGACAGCTACCACGACCAGGCCGAGGCCGCCTGCGAGACGGCCGGGCTGCCTTATGCCCGCCTCAGCCCCGAAGGCAAGAACGCGAGCCGCATCGTCGAAGCCCTCGAGGCCGGGGGCCACGACGTGCTGGCCATGGGTGCGCTGGGCCTGGGAGCGGTGCCGGGCAGCCTGATCGGCACCGTCTGCGAGCGCGTGGTGCGGCGCTCGCCGATCGATGTGCTCGTCGTTCGCGATGTCGAACGGGCCATCGGCGAGGGGCCGGTGGTGGTCGGCCTGGATGGCTCGCCACAGTCCTTCGGGGCGCTGCTCACGGGCTTCGAGATGGCCCGCCGGCTCGGCGTCGAGCTGCATGCCGTGGCGGCCTACGACCCCTACTACCACTACGTCGCCTTCAACCGCATCGCCGGCGTGCTCAGCGACGAAGCCGGCAAGGTCTTTCGCTTCAAGGAACAAGAACAGCTGCACGAGGAACTGATCGACGAGGGCATCGCCAAGATCTATCAGTCCCACCTCGAGGTGGCGTCGCGCACGGCCAAGGATGCCGGCGTCGAGCTCGTCACCAAGCTCCTGGACGGCAAGCCCTTCAAGGCCATCGAGGCCTATGTCCGTGAGGTCGGCGCCAGCCTGCTGATGCTGGGCAAGACCGGCATCCACGGCGACGCCATGATCGATATCGGCGGCAACACCGAAAACCTCTTGCGTCTCGCGCCCTGCCACGTCTGGATCGGCCAGGCCAGCCACGTGCCGGCGCTGGATATCGTCGCCGCCGAAAGCATCAGCTGGAGCCATGAGGCCGAGGCGCTGCTCAACCGCGCCCCCGAATTCGCCCGTGGCATGGCCCGCCAGGCGGTGATCCGCTTTGCCCATGCCCGGGGCAACACCTACATCACGTCGGATCTGGTCGAGCAGGTGGCGGCCAAGATGATGCCCGGCCGGGGCCAGGCGGAGGCGGCCGCGGCCAGCCCGGAAACGGTCTGGAGCGCCGCCGCCGAAGCCGAGCTGGCCAAGCTCGATGATGCCAACCAGGCCGCCGGTGTTCGCCTGCGGGCGGAAAAGCGGGCTCGCCGCGAGGGCGCGGCCGAGGTTGGCGCCGAGCACGTGCGGGCCTTTGTCGAGGCGCCGGCCGCGGCCACGCTGCCTTGGGCCGCGGCGGCGCTGGCCCGGCTGACCAGGGTGCCCGAGGCCATGCGCGATCGCACCCGGGCGCGCATCGAAGAGGTGGCGCGCGAGCAGGGCGCCACCGAGGTCACGCTGGCGATCTGCGAGCTGGGCCTCGAAGAGGCCCGCAAGGCCATGCACGAGGCCATGGTCAAAGGCGGTCACACCAAGACGGTCGAAGACGATTGAGCATGGGAGGCTCATGAACGCCCAGGCCCATATCGCCGAACCTCCCTTCCTGGTTGCCCTCAACCTGACGCGGCGGTGCAACCTGGCCTGCGCGCACTGCTACCTCGATGCCGGTACCCGGAGTGACGGGACGGCCGGCGAGATGGGCACGGCCGAGGTAACGGCGCTGCTCGTCGACATCGCGGCGCTGGACGACGAGACCATGGTGGTACTGACCGGCGGCGAGCCGCTGCTGCGCCGCGATATCGAGGATATCGCCCGCCATGGCGCCGATCTCGGCCTGATGGTGGTGCTGGGCTCCAATGGCACGCTGCTCGATGGTCCTCGCGTGGCATCGTTGGCGGCGGCCGGCGTGCGCGGCGTTGGCATCAGCCTCGATTCCCTCGACCCGGCCTACCACGACGGCTTCCGCGGCCGGCCCGGAGCCTGGGAGCAGGCCATGAACGGCATCGACGCCTGCCGCCGGAGCGGGCTCGGATTCCAGATCCACTTCTCGGCCACCGAGGAGAACGCGGCCGAGCTCGACGACATGATCGCCTTCGCCAAAAGTTCCGGGGCGCTGGTGCTGAACGTTTTTTTTCTCGTCTGCACCGGTCGCGGCGAGCGTTTCTCGGGCATCTCGGTGAAAACCTACGACCGGGTGCTGGAACGCCTGACGGAGGCCGCCCACGACGATACGGGACCCCTGGTGCGGGCCAAGTGCGCGCCCCATTTCCGCCGCCTGGCGATCGAGCTCGATCCGGCCTGGGCGATCACGCCGATGCACGGCTACGAGGCCGGTGGCTGTTTGGCCGGCAGCCGTTATTGCCGAGTCACCCCCGAGGGCGAGGTGACGCCGTGCCCCTACATCGAAGAGCCGGCGGGATCGCTCAGCCAGACAAGTTTCGCCGAGATTTGGCAGGGTGCCGAGCTCTTCGCCCGGCTGCGCCAGCCTGAGCTCGGCGGGCGTTGCGGCGTTTGCGAATACCGCCGTGTCTGTGGCGGCTGCCGGGCCCGGCCGGCGGCCCGCGACGGCGACCTGATGGGCGAGGATTTCCTTTGCGGCTACCAGCCCCGGGGCGGTGCCGTGATCGAGCCCCTGGTGCTGGCCGAGAGCGCTCTCGACTGGTCGCGCGAGGCGGAGCAGCGCTTGCGGCGCGTGCCCGCCTTCCTGCGCCGCATGGTGCGCCGCCGGGC contains:
- a CDS encoding c-type cytochrome, yielding MNFLKVALFSLVVIGFFAGYSNWGIPQIEPAAPPVEEVLDLGAMTMDDFIALGGKIYNGKGTCTLCHNAVGGRAPMLDTAAGLVAERLKDARYKGEASDAEGYLLESLVNPSAFVVAGFGKKGTADAESPMPDVSGGSVGLSEVELAAVVAFLQDLGGTDVTVEIPSGAQASDESGDEEGEPRAAYASIEELIAEQSCGACHKVAGEEGDVGPDLNGIGAKYDRDYLRRSILDPNADIGQGFEADTMPAEYGTTLYAQELEMLIDYLAKLK
- a CDS encoding universal stress protein, which gives rise to MTAPASSQPALQDGAQASPPDTAPVSFKRFIVALDASDHANRALAEALRLSATAEGEITGIHAYAAALHDRRFRQMEGGLPERYLDEEEMSYQRDVHDDLITRGLDIISDSYHDQAEAACETAGLPYARLSPEGKNASRIVEALEAGGHDVLAMGALGLGAVPGSLIGTVCERVVRRSPIDVLVVRDVERAIGEGPVVVGLDGSPQSFGALLTGFEMARRLGVELHAVAAYDPYYHYVAFNRIAGVLSDEAGKVFRFKEQEQLHEELIDEGIAKIYQSHLEVASRTAKDAGVELVTKLLDGKPFKAIEAYVREVGASLLMLGKTGIHGDAMIDIGGNTENLLRLAPCHVWIGQASHVPALDIVAAESISWSHEAEALLNRAPEFARGMARQAVIRFAHARGNTYITSDLVEQVAAKMMPGRGQAEAAAASPETVWSAAAEAELAKLDDANQAAGVRLRAEKRARREGAAEVGAEHVRAFVEAPAAATLPWAAAALARLTRVPEAMRDRTRARIEEVAREQGATEVTLAICELGLEEARKAMHEAMVKGGHTKTVEDD
- a CDS encoding cytochrome c, with protein sequence MKIPRLLLSVITVLVFYAAFEVVFGLILGQPIPASLMTMYMFFVVAGVFMTFTFTEEGGREMVAPIKALVEDPSKRMVRNVVFVIVPLLAGGLTYWQMQPSFEAPLELRSIHPAPPSSAKIYGKRYDLLTLENPLRKFEKEDPEKFRELVAAGATVYIENCQYCHGDKLDGQGPYAQGLNPVPLNFQDIGTIAQLQESYLFWRIATGGPGLPSEASPWLSSMPVWQSFLKEEEIWQVILFLYDYTGHRPRSWEHE
- a CDS encoding radical SAM protein is translated as MNAQAHIAEPPFLVALNLTRRCNLACAHCYLDAGTRSDGTAGEMGTAEVTALLVDIAALDDETMVVLTGGEPLLRRDIEDIARHGADLGLMVVLGSNGTLLDGPRVASLAAAGVRGVGISLDSLDPAYHDGFRGRPGAWEQAMNGIDACRRSGLGFQIHFSATEENAAELDDMIAFAKSSGALVLNVFFLVCTGRGERFSGISVKTYDRVLERLTEAAHDDTGPLVRAKCAPHFRRLAIELDPAWAITPMHGYEAGGCLAGSRYCRVTPEGEVTPCPYIEEPAGSLSQTSFAEIWQGAELFARLRQPELGGRCGVCEYRRVCGGCRARPAARDGDLMGEDFLCGYQPRGGAVIEPLVLAESALDWSREAEQRLRRVPAFLRRMVRRRAEVFVRGEGRQQVEADDLQTLARRRFGEAGPPRPEFDGERREL
- a CDS encoding c-type cytochrome — translated: MAAVTMDKVLRALGAGIVLAALSAGAALAVPGNAEKGEKVYQFRCLACHGDEGDGLGPAAERLNPPPRDFTLGIYKIKTSAFDEDAPNDDDIFRMIKDGMPGTAMPGWSDVLSEQDMWDLVAYLKVFAEIEEAPEGQIDYGKQIESSADSIARGREIFLDGERCSECHGREGRGDGIKKLKDDNGARTWPRNLTKAWTYRADNSAKEIFRRVTVGIPGTQMPAFADPKSKKKLSIEERWHVANYVASLAKTVEVVNPSKTVIVAAKLEGALPAKVDDPKWAEAAPVTFMLVPQIIAEDRFFTPAHDSITARAFYNDEAIAMLLEWDDRTKSLPGDDKAAQIADEELSSDMVAVQLPVTIPISQEKPYFLMGDKSHPVNFWRWSSGGKEASQGVELMNATGPYEFAERDAAKTGLTASGSYKDGTWRVVMTRPLRTDDAEGDLQFEEGRFIPVAFANWDGSNSESETSHTLTTWYWLLLEPPTGTRPLITALIVVLLLAAAEIWWARSARGSDA